The following are encoded in a window of Miltoncostaea marina genomic DNA:
- a CDS encoding response regulator transcription factor — protein sequence MERGIRAAARGEAPLDPRAASALLASRSGPATGAAAPAPAGAATGLSAREREVLALVAEGLPNKLIAHRLAISEKTVKAHLTSIFRAIGVGDRTQAALWAIRNGVAGGPGGGGPAGGS from the coding sequence GTGGAGCGCGGCATCCGGGCGGCCGCCCGGGGCGAGGCGCCGCTCGACCCGCGGGCCGCCAGCGCGCTGCTCGCCAGCCGGTCGGGGCCCGCGACGGGCGCCGCGGCGCCGGCGCCGGCCGGCGCCGCGACCGGCCTGTCGGCCCGCGAGCGGGAGGTGCTCGCGCTGGTCGCCGAGGGCCTGCCGAACAAGCTGATCGCCCACCGCCTGGCGATCAGCGAGAAGACGGTGAAGGCGCATCTCACGAGCATCTTCCGGGCGATCGGCGTCGGCGATCGCACGCAGGCGGCCCTCTGGGCGATCCGCAACGGCGTCGCCGGGGGCCCGGGCGGCGGCGGGCCGGCGGGGGGGTCCTAG
- a CDS encoding sensor histidine kinase translates to MRVAVAAAGRGPSVRGAVARFMVAGLLALAALAAGGFLVLRPIGEREAVDDARRLATLAGRGVVEPALTDAALDGDPAALERLDRVVQERVLGEDVVRVKIWTPAGRIAYSDEPRLIGRRYGLGADERAVLGTGETEAEVSDLSQPENAFERDQGSLLEVYLPIRTPGGRQALFEAYRRESEITASGREVITAFAPVILGALLLLWLVQVPLAWSMARRLRDGMRERQALLETALESSSLERRRVAADLHDGPLQDLAGLSFGLAAAASRAPAGTDPATVAALSAGADAAREGTRRLRAAVVDINPGRLHDEGIGAALEDLAAPLRARGIAVTVDVPAGMALSERSEELLYRAAAEGLRNAAAHGAPARIEVRAGVDDGRARLRVEDDGHGFDAATRARRRAEGHVGLELVEELARHLGGAARVTSAPGRGTVLELEVPA, encoded by the coding sequence ATGAGGGTCGCGGTGGCGGCGGCGGGGCGCGGCCCCTCCGTGCGGGGGGCGGTCGCCCGGTTCATGGTCGCCGGGCTGCTCGCGCTGGCCGCGCTCGCGGCCGGGGGCTTCCTCGTGCTGCGGCCGATCGGGGAGAGGGAGGCGGTCGACGACGCCCGCCGCCTCGCCACGCTGGCCGGACGGGGGGTCGTGGAGCCGGCCCTCACCGACGCGGCGCTCGACGGCGACCCGGCGGCGCTCGAGCGGCTGGACCGGGTCGTGCAGGAGCGGGTGCTCGGGGAGGACGTCGTCCGAGTGAAGATCTGGACGCCCGCCGGGCGGATCGCCTACAGCGACGAGCCGCGGCTGATCGGGCGCCGGTATGGCCTGGGCGCCGACGAGCGGGCGGTGCTGGGCACGGGGGAGACGGAGGCCGAGGTGAGCGACCTGTCGCAGCCGGAGAACGCCTTCGAGCGCGACCAGGGCTCGCTGCTGGAGGTCTACCTGCCGATCCGCACGCCGGGCGGTCGCCAGGCGCTGTTCGAGGCCTACCGGCGCGAGAGCGAGATCACCGCCAGCGGGCGCGAGGTGATCACGGCGTTCGCCCCGGTCATCCTCGGCGCGCTGCTGCTGCTGTGGCTGGTCCAGGTGCCGCTCGCCTGGTCGATGGCGCGCCGGCTGCGGGACGGCATGCGCGAGCGCCAGGCGCTGCTCGAGACGGCGCTCGAGTCGTCGTCGCTCGAGCGCCGGCGCGTGGCCGCCGACCTGCACGACGGCCCGCTGCAGGACCTCGCCGGGCTCTCGTTCGGCCTCGCCGCCGCCGCCAGCCGCGCGCCGGCGGGGACCGACCCGGCGACGGTGGCGGCGCTCAGCGCCGGCGCCGACGCGGCGCGGGAGGGCACCCGCCGACTGCGGGCGGCGGTCGTCGACATCAACCCGGGCCGCCTGCACGACGAGGGCATCGGCGCGGCGCTCGAGGACCTGGCCGCCCCGCTGCGGGCGCGCGGCATCGCCGTGACCGTCGACGTGCCGGCGGGCATGGCCCTGTCCGAGCGCAGCGAGGAGCTGCTCTACCGCGCGGCGGCGGAGGGGCTGCGCAACGCCGCCGCCCACGGCGCGCCGGCGCGGATCGAGGTCCGCGCCGGGGTCGACGACGGGCGCGCCCGGCTGCGCGTGGAGGACGACGGGCACGGGTTCGACGCGGCCACCCGGGCGCGGCGGCGGGCGGAGGGCCACGTGGGCCTCGAGCTCGTCGAGGAGCTGGCGCGACACCTGGGCGGCGCCGCGCGCGTGACGTCGGCGCCGGGGCGGGGCACCGTGCTCGAGCTCGAGGTGCCGGCGTGA
- a CDS encoding peptidoglycan DD-metalloendopeptidase family protein produces MARGSGGIRYYIDGDASGLQKALGQAESRIGRVGKSMGIALGAAAAAGTAAVGAFGKLGLDEAREQEAVAARTANVIKTTGGAANVTAAQVEKLAAAIQRQTGSADDAVQAGANMLLTFRNIRNEAGAGNDIFNQTVRITNDLSVAMGTDMQQASIQVGKALNDPVRGITALQRVGITFNETQREQIKNFVESGRTMDAQKVILRELEAQFGGAASAEGESTEALQQLQRMTEDAAESFASGLLPIITRFARFAQTELIPRIRDVVNFIKRNWPGIREAAADAFEGARRVIQRVMRWIDANVMPTIRSIVRNARRFWDEFGDDINTVFQFVRRTIERALRIIRGIIETVLAVIRGDWGKAWRSLQGVVREVFGGIMDFIRTIPRQVLALGKDIGNAIVRGILSGLRAIGGQITDFIWGLVPGPLRRFIEGGSSSGARAQASTFAGFGGAGGGARGLFRQMGGTIPGPPGAAIPITAHAGEVVLNPRQQRIVGIDRIIAALVATGGVIGGDSFASGGWVHPAPGTRIGGGPGQGTHSYSAPPNNWQSDAAYDLMGSDGTAVVAAGPGVIGAIRPFSSDPRFWGHAVYLNTNGVQLYYKHLKSVTVRSGQRVEPGQVLGYLGTGVNGGPHLHLGSTSVGALSAMVRAPAAKRSVAGESGHETPQSEKAPPLTPQQRLARAFKAAGAANPMAAARSILSAGAGDPASGVRGTSLSDAQQRGVSSIGRAAGTRELAKGGADAVARAAEAREDAERSATSIALQKNLAQVQGLIRKYQDRRRTLWEQIQKVGGRKDLKPARKRVLITQMRAARKRLKEDIDGLREVEKAIVEELNEIFYEAELDRLEDAESAGAPEGDSTADAGPTPDQQAQIDQANARADAAEQSARASEAFTNALRGSGDIDQPGGSVNVFMTVNGAAIYERNLGAAVVEAINRGTTRTTSVVTLRA; encoded by the coding sequence GTGGCCCGCGGCTCCGGCGGCATCCGCTACTACATCGACGGCGACGCCTCCGGCCTGCAGAAGGCTCTCGGCCAGGCGGAGAGCCGCATCGGCCGGGTGGGCAAGTCGATGGGCATCGCCCTCGGCGCGGCCGCCGCGGCCGGCACGGCGGCCGTCGGCGCCTTCGGCAAGCTCGGCCTGGACGAGGCGCGCGAGCAGGAGGCGGTCGCCGCCCGCACGGCGAACGTCATCAAGACGACAGGCGGCGCGGCCAACGTCACCGCCGCCCAGGTCGAGAAGCTCGCGGCGGCCATCCAGCGCCAGACGGGCTCTGCCGACGACGCGGTCCAGGCGGGGGCGAACATGCTCCTCACCTTCCGCAACATCCGCAACGAGGCGGGCGCCGGCAACGACATCTTCAACCAGACGGTCCGCATCACCAACGACCTGTCGGTCGCGATGGGGACCGACATGCAGCAGGCGTCGATCCAGGTCGGCAAGGCGCTGAACGACCCGGTCCGCGGCATCACGGCGCTCCAGCGGGTCGGCATCACCTTCAACGAGACGCAGCGGGAGCAGATCAAGAACTTCGTCGAGTCCGGCCGCACGATGGACGCGCAGAAGGTCATCCTGCGCGAGCTGGAGGCGCAGTTCGGCGGCGCGGCCTCCGCCGAGGGCGAGAGCACCGAGGCCCTGCAGCAGCTCCAGCGCATGACCGAGGACGCGGCCGAGTCATTCGCCTCGGGCCTGCTGCCAATCATCACCCGCTTCGCCCGGTTCGCCCAGACCGAGCTCATCCCGCGGATCCGCGACGTGGTGAACTTCATTAAGCGCAACTGGCCCGGGATCCGCGAGGCCGCCGCCGACGCCTTCGAGGGCGCGCGCCGGGTCATCCAGCGGGTCATGCGGTGGATCGACGCCAACGTAATGCCGACGATCCGCTCGATCGTCCGCAACGCCCGGCGCTTCTGGGACGAGTTCGGCGACGACATCAACACGGTCTTCCAGTTTGTGCGTCGCACCATCGAGCGCGCCCTGCGGATCATCCGCGGGATCATCGAGACGGTCCTCGCCGTGATCCGCGGCGACTGGGGCAAGGCGTGGCGCTCGCTGCAGGGCGTCGTGCGCGAGGTCTTCGGCGGGATCATGGACTTCATCCGCACGATCCCGCGCCAGGTGCTCGCCCTCGGCAAGGACATCGGCAACGCCATCGTGCGCGGCATCTTGAGCGGCCTGCGGGCGATCGGCGGGCAGATCACCGACTTCATCTGGGGCCTCGTGCCGGGGCCGCTGCGCCGCTTCATCGAGGGCGGCTCCTCGAGCGGCGCCCGGGCGCAGGCGAGCACCTTCGCCGGCTTCGGCGGCGCCGGCGGTGGCGCCCGCGGCCTGTTCCGCCAGATGGGCGGCACCATCCCCGGCCCTCCTGGCGCTGCCATCCCGATCACCGCGCACGCCGGCGAGGTCGTGCTCAACCCGCGCCAGCAGCGCATCGTCGGCATCGACCGGATCATCGCCGCCCTGGTCGCCACCGGCGGCGTCATCGGGGGCGACAGCTTCGCCTCGGGCGGCTGGGTTCACCCTGCACCGGGCACGCGGATCGGCGGCGGTCCCGGCCAGGGCACTCACTCCTACAGCGCCCCGCCGAACAACTGGCAGTCGGACGCCGCATACGACCTCATGGGCAGCGACGGGACCGCCGTCGTCGCCGCCGGCCCCGGGGTCATCGGGGCGATCCGGCCGTTCTCGTCGGATCCCCGCTTCTGGGGCCACGCCGTCTACCTGAACACGAACGGCGTCCAGCTCTACTACAAGCACCTGAAGTCGGTCACCGTGCGCTCCGGCCAGCGCGTCGAGCCCGGACAGGTGCTCGGCTACCTCGGCACGGGCGTCAACGGCGGACCCCACCTCCACCTCGGCTCGACGAGCGTGGGCGCTCTGAGCGCGATGGTGCGTGCCCCGGCGGCGAAGCGAAGCGTGGCCGGTGAGAGCGGCCACGAAACGCCGCAGAGCGAGAAGGCTCCGCCCCTCACGCCACAGCAGCGCCTCGCCCGCGCCTTCAAGGCCGCCGGCGCGGCGAACCCGATGGCAGCCGCACGGAGCATCCTCTCGGCCGGCGCCGGAGACCCCGCGAGCGGCGTGCGCGGTACGTCGCTCTCCGATGCTCAGCAGCGTGGCGTTTCGAGCATCGGTCGAGCAGCGGGGACCCGCGAGCTCGCCAAGGGCGGCGCCGACGCCGTCGCCCGGGCAGCCGAGGCGCGCGAGGACGCAGAGCGCAGCGCCACCAGTATCGCGCTGCAGAAGAACCTCGCCCAGGTGCAGGGGCTCATCCGCAAGTACCAGGACCGCCGCCGCACCCTGTGGGAGCAGATCCAGAAGGTCGGCGGTCGCAAGGACCTGAAGCCGGCACGAAAGCGGGTGCTCATCACGCAGATGCGCGCCGCGCGCAAGCGCCTGAAGGAGGACATCGACGGCCTACGCGAGGTCGAGAAGGCGATCGTCGAGGAGCTGAACGAGATCTTCTACGAGGCCGAGCTCGACCGCCTCGAGGACGCCGAGTCGGCCGGCGCGCCTGAGGGAGACTCGACCGCCGACGCCGGCCCCACGCCGGACCAGCAGGCGCAGATCGACCAGGCCAACGCGCGCGCCGACGCGGCGGAGCAGAGCGCCCGCGCATCCGAGGCGTTCACGAACGCCCTGCGCGGCTCGGGTGACATCGACCAGCCGGGCGGATCGGTCAACGTCTTCATGACCGTCAACGGCGCGGCCATCTACGAGCGGAACCTCGGCGCCGCCGTGGTGGAGGCGATCAACCGCGGCACGACCCGCACCACGTCCGTGGTGACGCTCCGGGCGTAA
- a CDS encoding phage major capsid protein: protein MNPALTAPPDPVRDELRADVDRLTNEAKERWAAFAKRRGEVNADLTPEQLAAEIKSGGSPEFKELHELHAAFEASSKMAEQAQERWIAHLEGGSRAARPAPGQDLAKSVIENFRGTNGQVGAKALLAGTAVATLPGFFDDALRLLPQAGTFLRSLVQVKPADGPQIAYLQQTVATHNAAAVAPTGGAQKPTSIYTIDQQTTPAVWIAHLTEPIDRAILLDWQQAQSFIQSQMILGVLLELDAQMLSGDGTAPDFEGILTNANINTAARATGETYADAIHRGITEIRLDHIEPEAVVIHPSDLEVMRLDKTSDGAYLAGPMTEGEFGAIWGKRAVPSTVIPEGTALVGAFRQGATLYEVDPVRFEVSDQHSDLFGKNQVVGRAELRAGFGIDYPEAFCKVDLTEPAP, encoded by the coding sequence ATGAACCCCGCCCTCACCGCACCCCCGGACCCCGTGCGCGACGAGCTCCGCGCCGATGTCGATCGACTGACCAACGAGGCAAAGGAGAGGTGGGCCGCGTTCGCCAAGCGTCGTGGCGAGGTGAACGCGGATCTCACCCCTGAGCAGCTCGCCGCGGAGATCAAGAGCGGCGGCAGCCCCGAGTTCAAGGAGCTGCACGAGCTGCACGCCGCCTTCGAGGCCTCCTCAAAGATGGCCGAGCAGGCGCAGGAGCGGTGGATCGCCCACCTCGAGGGCGGCAGCCGTGCCGCCCGGCCGGCGCCCGGTCAGGACCTCGCCAAGAGCGTCATCGAGAACTTCCGCGGCACCAACGGCCAGGTGGGCGCCAAGGCGCTCCTCGCCGGGACGGCCGTCGCGACGCTGCCGGGCTTCTTCGACGACGCGCTGCGCCTGCTCCCCCAGGCCGGCACCTTCCTGCGCAGCCTCGTGCAGGTGAAGCCGGCCGACGGCCCCCAGATCGCCTACCTGCAGCAGACGGTCGCCACGCACAACGCCGCGGCGGTCGCGCCCACCGGCGGGGCGCAGAAGCCGACGTCGATCTACACCATCGACCAGCAGACGACGCCAGCCGTCTGGATCGCCCACCTCACCGAGCCGATCGACCGCGCCATCCTGCTCGACTGGCAGCAGGCGCAGTCCTTCATCCAGTCGCAGATGATCCTTGGCGTGCTGCTCGAGCTCGACGCGCAGATGCTCTCCGGGGACGGCACGGCACCCGACTTCGAGGGCATCCTCACCAACGCGAACATCAACACCGCGGCGCGGGCCACCGGCGAGACGTACGCCGACGCGATCCACCGCGGCATCACCGAGATCCGGCTCGACCACATCGAGCCCGAGGCGGTCGTCATCCACCCGAGCGACCTCGAGGTGATGCGGCTCGACAAGACCTCGGACGGGGCCTACCTGGCCGGCCCGATGACCGAGGGCGAGTTCGGCGCCATCTGGGGCAAGCGGGCGGTCCCCTCGACGGTCATCCCGGAGGGCACGGCGCTGGTCGGCGCGTTCCGCCAGGGCGCGACGCTCTACGAGGTAGACCCGGTGCGCTTCGAGGTGAGCGACCAGCACTCGGACCTGTTCGGCAAGAACCAGGTCGTCGGGCGCGCCGAGCTGCGAGCCGGCTTCGGCATCGACTACCCCGAGGCCTTCTGCAAGGTCGACCTGACCGAGCCGGCGCCGTGA
- a CDS encoding helix-turn-helix transcriptional regulator: MVKVRGRTLAALRQRAGLSERAVAPALRPLVTRAKANEGLDAARQHLRRLERGEVTELDQETAEKLAAALGVEVEDLETELLWALASTRGLIDLAGHLLAWSDPAEAQARRAALGMSGWPAAETFVAPFSREILERWIADSLGVPLDLVEHEGSLVIDAAGEKFMALVDLELIMQDAELTKPRVEVALTINEQFRNEGGLVYLAARQYERTRRLDKADHLSAEAADAARRLKVLTGLLEDVVKEFSYPK; this comes from the coding sequence ATGGTGAAGGTCCGGGGGCGAACGCTTGCAGCCCTGAGACAGCGGGCCGGCCTCAGCGAACGGGCCGTCGCGCCCGCGCTGCGCCCGCTCGTGACCCGTGCCAAGGCGAACGAAGGCCTCGACGCGGCCCGCCAACACCTTCGGCGCCTTGAGCGGGGCGAGGTCACCGAACTCGACCAGGAGACAGCCGAGAAGCTCGCCGCTGCGCTGGGCGTAGAGGTTGAGGACCTTGAGACTGAACTCCTCTGGGCGCTCGCGAGCACCAGGGGCCTGATCGACCTCGCCGGCCACCTCTTGGCCTGGTCCGACCCGGCGGAGGCACAGGCACGCCGTGCCGCGCTCGGCATGTCGGGCTGGCCGGCAGCCGAGACCTTCGTCGCCCCCTTCTCGCGAGAGATCCTCGAGCGGTGGATCGCTGACTCGCTCGGCGTGCCGCTCGACCTCGTGGAGCACGAGGGATCGCTCGTGATCGACGCGGCCGGCGAGAAGTTCATGGCCCTGGTCGATCTCGAGCTCATCATGCAGGACGCGGAGCTGACGAAGCCACGTGTAGAGGTCGCCCTGACCATCAACGAGCAGTTTCGCAACGAGGGCGGGCTCGTTTACCTGGCGGCGCGTCAGTACGAGCGGACCCGCCGGCTCGACAAGGCGGACCACCTAAGCGCGGAGGCCGCCGACGCGGCGCGTCGCCTCAAGGTGCTTACAGGCCTCCTGGAGGACGTCGTCAAGGAGTTCAGCTACCCCAAGTAG